The Acholeplasma laidlawii PG-8A DNA window CGTGTAGAATTTAAAGAAGAAAAACATGAATTATTAATCTATGGTCAATATTATGTATTACCTGAAGGTGAACTTAATTTAGAACTAGATAAAAAGTATACTTTCTTAAAATTAGAAGATGCTAAAGCATTAAAGAAATCAGCTAAAGCTGGCGAGATTTTAGAAGTAAAAATTGAACCAAGTGAATTTAGCTATAATGCAAGCCGTGATTTAAAACATAGATTCAATGAAGTTTTAAATCAAATTAAGAAAGAAAACATCTATCAAGGATTAAAAGATCTTCAATATGAAATGGTAACAGCTAGAGTCTTAGAAGAAGAAAAAGACTTCTACCGTATTGAAATCAACAAGGATGTTATTACAATGCTACCTAAAAAGGAAGCATTACCTACAGATAAATTCCATGTAGGGGATCGTATTAAAGTTTATGTTACGGATGTAGAAATGAAGACGAAAGGTCCTAAAATTTATGTTTCTCGTACACATGTTGCTTTAGTCACTCGTCTACTTGAAGAATATGTACCAGAAATCAAAGATGGTACGATTGAAGTTTTAGGTATCGCACGTGATCCAGGTGATCGTTCTAAAGTAGGTTTAAAATCTAATAATGAGAACGTTGACGTTATCGGAGCTACAGTTGGTGAAGGTGGCGTACGTATTAAAGAAATCTCTAAATTCCTATCTGGAGAAAAAATTGATTTATTCAGATGGAGTGATAATGAACAAGAACTCATTGGTAACTCTTTACAACCGGCACCGGTTGTAGCAGTTACGAGAGTAAATCCTAAAGAAAAGAGTGCATTAGCA harbors:
- the nusA gene encoding transcription termination factor NusA, which encodes MISKAFFQNIEEVAEDNDLNKEQVFHAFEQGLIAACKKQLGVQTCRVEFKEEKHELLIYGQYYVLPEGELNLELDKKYTFLKLEDAKALKKSAKAGEILEVKIEPSEFSYNASRDLKHRFNEVLNQIKKENIYQGLKDLQYEMVTARVLEEEKDFYRIEINKDVITMLPKKEALPTDKFHVGDRIKVYVTDVEMKTKGPKIYVSRTHVALVTRLLEEYVPEIKDGTIEVLGIARDPGDRSKVGLKSNNENVDVIGATVGEGGVRIKEISKFLSGEKIDLFRWSDNEQELIGNSLQPAPVVAVTRVNPKEKSALAIVPDAQLSLAIGKLGQNVKLAVQASGWSIDIKSETTAAEEGIIY